The following proteins come from a genomic window of Pyxidicoccus sp. MSG2:
- a CDS encoding peptidase MA family metallohydrolase produces MRALLVALVLAAAPPPSAQKAKELAASRAWEDLYLAFASGEVKDVPDAQRRTISGALLKGCEALLGEDPVMAYSLGERAAVYDESAGALRCLARSARKTDQRASAEAALRKGMEKHPKDGAFPLELGRLLLEEQDAAGALAVLEKVPPRSREAAEAKRLVQQARAKTNEEGAARKEAERLEQLMNGKGGGRRPAGTELEVAPATGRGDKGETRSASLTYESGTDTGGMRTRSNSRFVIRYFNNQRDFGQRADYEGRVVAALDEAYDFTLREIGETRERPVDVILYTREEFSLHFGKQRAQMIAGLYSDDAIRINDAAEMSQETRATLVHEYVHAVLDSYTQGARDTLPVWLNEGLAEYVEWRYLGEESPPNRIVRNAMTSAAKAGKLPRLAEMADQSLIFSRNPSVAYATSAIAVRELVRRGGAERLITFIREVGGGRPIEEALRDHYGETLASLDEDVRAALQ; encoded by the coding sequence ATGCGTGCCCTGCTCGTCGCCCTGGTCCTCGCCGCCGCCCCGCCGCCGTCCGCCCAGAAGGCGAAGGAGCTGGCCGCGAGCCGCGCCTGGGAGGACCTGTACCTCGCCTTCGCCTCCGGTGAGGTGAAGGACGTGCCGGACGCGCAGCGCCGCACCATCTCCGGCGCGCTCCTCAAGGGGTGCGAGGCCCTGTTGGGCGAGGACCCGGTGATGGCGTACTCGCTGGGCGAGCGCGCCGCCGTGTACGACGAGTCCGCCGGTGCGCTGCGGTGCCTGGCCCGCTCGGCGCGCAAGACGGACCAGCGGGCCTCCGCCGAGGCCGCCCTGCGAAAGGGCATGGAGAAGCACCCCAAGGACGGCGCCTTCCCCCTGGAGCTGGGCCGGCTGCTGCTGGAGGAGCAGGACGCCGCGGGGGCCCTGGCGGTGCTGGAGAAGGTGCCGCCCCGCTCGCGCGAGGCCGCCGAGGCGAAGCGACTGGTGCAGCAGGCCCGCGCGAAGACGAACGAGGAGGGCGCGGCGCGCAAGGAGGCGGAGCGGCTGGAGCAGCTCATGAATGGCAAGGGGGGAGGACGGCGGCCGGCGGGGACGGAGCTGGAGGTCGCCCCGGCGACGGGGCGTGGGGACAAGGGCGAGACGCGCTCGGCCAGCCTCACCTACGAGTCCGGCACGGACACGGGGGGCATGCGAACACGCTCCAACAGCCGCTTCGTCATCCGCTACTTCAACAACCAGCGCGACTTCGGCCAGCGCGCCGACTACGAGGGCCGCGTCGTCGCCGCCCTGGACGAGGCCTACGACTTCACCCTGCGCGAGATTGGCGAGACGCGTGAAAGACCGGTGGACGTCATCCTCTACACCCGCGAGGAGTTCAGCCTCCACTTCGGCAAGCAGCGGGCCCAGATGATCGCCGGGCTCTACTCGGACGACGCCATCCGCATCAACGACGCGGCGGAGATGAGCCAGGAGACCCGGGCCACGCTGGTGCACGAGTACGTCCACGCCGTGCTCGACAGCTACACCCAGGGGGCTCGGGACACCCTGCCCGTCTGGCTCAACGAGGGGCTGGCCGAGTACGTGGAGTGGCGCTACCTGGGGGAGGAGTCCCCGCCGAACCGCATCGTCCGCAACGCGATGACCAGCGCGGCCAAGGCCGGAAAGCTGCCCCGACTGGCGGAAATGGCGGATCAGTCCCTCATCTTCTCCAGGAACCCGAGCGTTGCCTATGCGACGTCCGCCATCGCCGTGAGGGAGCTGGTGCGGCGGGGGGGGGCCGAGCGGCTCATCACCTTCATCCGAGAGGTGGGAGGGGGAAGACCCATCGAGGAGGCCCTGCGGGACCACTACGGGGAGACCCTGGCCTCCCTCGACGAGGACGTGCGGGCTGCTCTCCAGTAG
- a CDS encoding DUF6982 domain-containing protein, which translates to MSDTRAAMREFRFLDEKRKLGSLSPVEEARWNELRGLLGIQDAAPVSEAAWQQQAAPQGYYGADGQWYAYPAGYAEQQPQGYYGADGQWYAYPAGYAEQQPQGYYGADGQWYAYPAQGYAQPGYDPNAQAYAQPGYDPNQGYAQPGYDPNAQAYAQPGYDPNQGYAQPGYDPNAQAYAGYPQQGGYDPNQQAYDPNAQGGYDPNQGYAQPGYDPNAPQGHAGWETDPNAQQGYAADPAQQQAYAGHAQQQPYSGYGQQDPNGYAPQAPAEQDALALSADDIDIPALSEPAPWMTPGAAETPAAPEQETQGSEEQPAVEAAAPAEDVLEVSEGDVSVDTTPDPSASFADVSVDLMESDAAAESAEPLPQASSATVAEDDFSSIGEPEQAQSVSATEPEASLEASFADLSMEVESEPEAPAAPENVESASAELEVASSEVELVDATAESEPLLAEEHTPMDEAWASAPLAVEAAQGEVADAGDLIEVAAMEDATPAEDADVEFMAQDMGATTSGASEETGAVATDAAQAGAEIALDASDMIEAASADEAAPVAETASDDWSSVEAEPAAEAASNDWSSVGAEPASFEEGAAGEWSAAAEATPAVENAAGEWSTPGETASLEEGAAGEWSTAAEATPVAEAAASTWDSGTPPETGTFAENAESTWDSGTPAEATPVAEVAASAWDSGTPAETSSFEENNWDAGASGEAAPGTENATGGWDASASGETAPVAENAASEWVTPGEATSFEENTATEWNAGASGEPNSFEENAAGAWDSGTPAEAQTSAEFDASTESTAHLASTEAEASSVQLTQSAESESAPEDLTGAAEIALDASDVSEAAPAEIALDASDVSEAAPAEIALDASDVSEAAPAEIALDASDVSESQASSSEIALDASDVSEAAPAEIALDASDVSEAEPYADSGYEDAQVSAAVESPDAAGATWEQGASATAEEIALDASDVSEESAPASSVGSEESVPTMELGAADATDFASMEASAPGAEEPSLDVMDIESAPESSEPPTFDAADLGTEVEPEAQAGSPFATSDVPSLEIRSVQVGPDLQADTLEIAGGSAAPAASEYVGPPSSQEMFDLSGNPEEAVPLAAAGEFVEYRSFTSADDRGMELRSDGQSTVAGWSGDSADAVPLASNADFVSEMGTTGEAWNNTADTSAVELQSEWTPDTATSSTSEESAAIELQPEWVSAETPATDPGAATASKWASAETDDASANAQQAEWATPATEAAPSEWTAAPAEESAPVELQAEWAPPVEEAAPEAAQPEWATPVEEVAADAVQSEWATPAEAAPEAAQPEWATPAEEVAADAVQPEWATPAEAAPEAAQPEWATPAEEISADAVQSEWATPAEELAPETAQAEWATPAEEVPAEAVQAEWATPAEELAPEAVQSEWATPATEAAPQAEWSASEEVAAEDVQAEWASPTAEAAPAEAQPEWATPVEELAPEAVQAEWTPDAAPQAAQPEWATPVEELAPEDVQAEWSEPAADGAQPAWAAATPAQPEWSAPTAEAAPESAQAEWASPMEELPADAVQAEWATPAAEAAPEELQPEWVTPEAEPAPEWSAQQSAASSQWSETPAEEISVTDAPTEAAQSEWSDAPVEVEPEWNSTPAQTDSPFGAPAQAVPWEQEPATPEQPWAEEPPAAPAWQSGSSPFGTQAQDFASAEHDAVDVSLDAPPPSPAEEEVPVELESEQELAEIDLVEESVEPPPAAYAPPPPAPVAAVMAAAAVASSAVSSVLRTPASAAPAPRASASTPVVIPPSPVVTAAPNTRASVAVPAVAPAVAEPTPPANQLRAAREPFFAQPAVVDSAPITSFVEGEHRVIIHTVEGQVKRGTIRDADLLDEVISLEQQSGYAPEQIPGKRVKAIFFMLTAGSRQPQAEGQKIRVTFNDGRQVAGFSQDFKGATPGFFVIPADQRTNTARIFIYRSSVQAVAEG; encoded by the coding sequence ATGTCGGACACGCGCGCGGCGATGAGAGAATTTCGCTTCTTGGACGAGAAGCGGAAGCTGGGAAGCCTGTCTCCGGTGGAGGAGGCTCGTTGGAATGAGCTGCGCGGGCTCCTGGGCATCCAGGATGCGGCCCCCGTGTCCGAGGCCGCCTGGCAGCAGCAGGCGGCGCCCCAGGGCTACTACGGCGCCGATGGCCAGTGGTACGCCTACCCCGCCGGCTACGCCGAGCAGCAGCCCCAGGGCTACTACGGCGCGGATGGCCAGTGGTACGCCTACCCCGCTGGCTACGCCGAGCAGCAGCCCCAGGGCTACTACGGCGCGGACGGCCAGTGGTACGCCTACCCCGCCCAGGGCTACGCGCAGCCGGGTTACGACCCGAACGCGCAGGCCTACGCCCAGCCGGGTTATGACCCGAACCAGGGCTATGCGCAGCCGGGTTATGACCCGAACGCGCAGGCCTACGCCCAGCCGGGTTATGACCCGAACCAGGGCTATGCGCAGCCGGGTTATGACCCGAACGCGCAGGCCTACGCGGGCTACCCGCAGCAGGGCGGGTACGACCCGAATCAGCAGGCGTATGACCCGAACGCGCAGGGCGGGTACGACCCGAACCAGGGCTATGCGCAGCCGGGCTATGACCCGAACGCGCCGCAGGGCCATGCCGGTTGGGAGACTGATCCGAACGCGCAGCAGGGCTACGCCGCGGACCCCGCGCAGCAGCAGGCCTATGCGGGCCATGCGCAGCAGCAGCCCTACTCCGGCTATGGGCAGCAGGACCCGAACGGCTACGCGCCGCAGGCTCCCGCCGAGCAGGATGCGCTGGCCCTCAGTGCGGACGACATCGACATCCCCGCGCTGAGCGAGCCCGCGCCGTGGATGACCCCTGGCGCCGCGGAGACCCCGGCCGCTCCGGAGCAGGAGACGCAGGGCTCCGAGGAGCAGCCGGCCGTCGAGGCCGCGGCCCCCGCCGAGGACGTGCTCGAGGTGTCGGAAGGGGACGTTTCGGTCGACACCACCCCGGACCCGTCCGCCTCGTTCGCGGACGTCAGCGTGGACCTGATGGAGTCGGACGCGGCGGCCGAGAGCGCGGAGCCGCTGCCCCAGGCTTCGAGCGCGACGGTTGCGGAGGATGACTTCTCCTCGATCGGCGAGCCGGAGCAGGCCCAGTCCGTTTCCGCCACCGAGCCCGAGGCGTCGCTGGAGGCGTCGTTCGCCGACCTGTCGATGGAGGTCGAGTCGGAGCCGGAGGCTCCCGCCGCGCCCGAGAACGTGGAGTCGGCGTCCGCCGAGCTGGAGGTGGCGTCCTCCGAGGTCGAGCTGGTCGACGCAACGGCCGAGAGCGAGCCCCTGCTGGCCGAGGAGCACACGCCCATGGACGAAGCGTGGGCATCCGCCCCGCTCGCCGTGGAGGCCGCGCAGGGTGAGGTCGCGGACGCGGGTGACCTCATCGAGGTCGCGGCGATGGAGGATGCCACTCCGGCCGAGGATGCCGACGTCGAGTTCATGGCCCAGGACATGGGCGCGACGACTTCGGGGGCTTCCGAGGAGACCGGGGCGGTCGCCACGGATGCAGCGCAGGCGGGCGCGGAGATTGCGCTCGATGCCTCCGACATGATCGAGGCCGCGTCTGCGGACGAGGCCGCTCCGGTCGCGGAGACTGCGTCGGACGATTGGAGCTCGGTCGAGGCGGAGCCGGCTGCGGAGGCTGCGTCGAACGATTGGAGCTCGGTCGGGGCGGAGCCGGCCTCGTTCGAGGAGGGCGCGGCGGGTGAGTGGAGCGCCGCGGCCGAGGCGACTCCGGCCGTGGAGAACGCGGCGGGCGAGTGGAGCACGCCGGGCGAGACGGCCTCTCTCGAAGAGGGCGCGGCGGGTGAGTGGAGCACTGCGGCCGAGGCGACTCCGGTTGCCGAGGCTGCCGCGAGCACCTGGGACTCCGGCACCCCGCCCGAGACGGGCACCTTCGCCGAGAACGCGGAGAGCACCTGGGACTCCGGCACTCCGGCCGAGGCGACTCCCGTTGCGGAAGTCGCCGCGAGTGCATGGGACTCGGGCACGCCTGCCGAGACGTCGTCGTTCGAGGAGAACAACTGGGACGCGGGCGCTTCGGGCGAGGCGGCTCCGGGCACTGAGAACGCAACCGGTGGGTGGGACGCGAGCGCATCGGGCGAGACGGCTCCGGTCGCCGAGAACGCGGCAAGTGAGTGGGTAACGCCTGGCGAGGCGACCTCGTTCGAGGAGAACACGGCGACCGAGTGGAACGCGGGCGCTTCGGGTGAACCGAACTCGTTCGAAGAGAACGCGGCAGGCGCCTGGGACTCGGGCACTCCTGCCGAGGCCCAGACGTCCGCGGAGTTCGATGCGTCCACCGAGAGCACTGCGCACTTGGCGAGCACGGAGGCCGAGGCCTCTTCGGTGCAGCTCACCCAGTCCGCCGAGAGCGAGAGCGCTCCCGAGGACCTGACGGGTGCGGCGGAAATCGCACTCGATGCGTCCGACGTGAGCGAGGCCGCTCCAGCGGAGATTGCACTCGATGCTTCCGATGTCAGCGAGGCCGCCCCGGCCGAGATTGCGCTCGACGCTTCCGACGTGAGCGAGGCCGCCCCGGCGGAGATTGCACTCGACGCTTCCGACGTCAGCGAGTCGCAGGCGTCTTCCTCCGAGATTGCGCTCGATGCGTCCGACGTGAGCGAGGCCGCCCCGGCCGAGATTGCGCTCGACGCTTCCGACGTGAGCGAGGCCGAGCCCTACGCGGACTCCGGCTACGAGGACGCGCAAGTGTCTGCCGCGGTGGAGTCTCCGGACGCAGCGGGCGCGACCTGGGAGCAGGGCGCGTCGGCAACGGCCGAGGAGATTGCGCTCGACGCTTCCGACGTGAGCGAGGAGTCCGCTCCCGCCTCGTCTGTTGGCTCCGAGGAGAGCGTGCCCACGATGGAGCTGGGTGCCGCCGACGCGACGGACTTCGCCTCGATGGAGGCTTCTGCCCCCGGCGCGGAGGAACCGTCGCTCGATGTCATGGACATCGAGTCGGCCCCCGAGAGCTCGGAGCCGCCCACGTTCGACGCGGCCGACCTCGGCACCGAGGTGGAGCCCGAGGCACAGGCCGGGTCTCCGTTCGCGACGTCTGACGTGCCGTCGCTCGAGATTCGCTCGGTGCAGGTGGGCCCGGACCTCCAGGCCGACACGCTCGAGATTGCCGGTGGGTCTGCCGCTCCCGCCGCGAGCGAGTACGTGGGCCCGCCTTCCTCCCAGGAGATGTTCGACCTGAGCGGCAACCCCGAGGAGGCGGTGCCGCTCGCAGCCGCGGGCGAGTTCGTCGAGTACCGCAGCTTCACGTCCGCCGATGACCGGGGCATGGAGCTCCGGAGCGACGGACAGTCCACTGTTGCCGGCTGGAGCGGGGACTCGGCGGACGCCGTGCCGCTCGCGAGCAATGCCGACTTCGTGTCGGAAATGGGTACGACCGGCGAGGCCTGGAACAACACGGCCGACACCTCGGCGGTGGAGCTCCAGTCCGAGTGGACGCCGGACACCGCGACGTCCAGCACCTCCGAGGAGTCAGCGGCCATCGAGCTGCAGCCCGAATGGGTGTCGGCCGAGACGCCCGCGACCGACCCGGGCGCCGCCACGGCGTCGAAGTGGGCCAGCGCGGAGACGGACGACGCGTCCGCCAACGCCCAGCAGGCCGAGTGGGCGACTCCCGCCACCGAGGCCGCGCCGTCCGAGTGGACCGCCGCCCCCGCCGAAGAATCCGCACCCGTCGAGCTCCAGGCCGAGTGGGCGCCCCCTGTCGAGGAGGCGGCACCCGAGGCCGCCCAGCCCGAGTGGGCCACGCCTGTTGAAGAGGTCGCCGCGGACGCGGTGCAGTCCGAGTGGGCCACGCCTGCCGAAGCCGCGCCCGAGGCCGCCCAGCCCGAGTGGGCCACTCCCGCGGAAGAAGTCGCCGCCGACGCCGTGCAACCCGAGTGGGCCACGCCTGCCGAAGCCGCGCCCGAGGCCGCCCAGCCCGAGTGGGCCACTCCCGCGGAAGAGATCTCCGCCGACGCCGTGCAGTCCGAGTGGGCCACGCCCGCCGAGGAGCTCGCCCCCGAGACTGCCCAGGCCGAGTGGGCCACGCCCGCCGAGGAAGTTCCGGCCGAAGCGGTTCAGGCCGAATGGGCCACGCCCGCCGAGGAGCTCGCTCCCGAGGCCGTTCAGTCCGAGTGGGCCACGCCTGCCACCGAAGCCGCCCCCCAGGCCGAGTGGAGCGCGTCCGAAGAAGTCGCCGCCGAGGATGTGCAGGCCGAGTGGGCCTCCCCCACCGCTGAAGCCGCTCCCGCCGAGGCACAGCCCGAGTGGGCCACGCCTGTCGAAGAGCTGGCTCCCGAGGCCGTCCAGGCCGAGTGGACCCCCGACGCCGCTCCGCAGGCCGCCCAGCCCGAGTGGGCCACGCCCGTCGAGGAGCTCGCGCCCGAGGACGTCCAGGCCGAGTGGTCCGAGCCCGCGGCCGACGGTGCCCAGCCCGCGTGGGCCGCCGCCACGCCCGCGCAGCCCGAGTGGAGCGCCCCCACCGCCGAAGCCGCTCCCGAGAGCGCCCAGGCCGAGTGGGCCTCCCCCATGGAGGAGCTCCCCGCCGACGCCGTCCAGGCCGAGTGGGCCACGCCCGCGGCCGAGGCCGCTCCCGAGGAGCTCCAGCCCGAGTGGGTGACGCCGGAGGCCGAGCCCGCTCCCGAGTGGAGCGCGCAGCAGTCCGCCGCCTCCTCGCAGTGGAGCGAGACGCCCGCCGAGGAAATCTCCGTCACCGACGCGCCCACCGAGGCCGCCCAGTCCGAGTGGAGCGACGCACCGGTCGAAGTCGAGCCGGAATGGAACTCCACGCCCGCGCAGACGGACTCGCCCTTCGGCGCGCCCGCCCAGGCGGTGCCCTGGGAGCAGGAGCCCGCCACTCCCGAGCAGCCGTGGGCCGAGGAGCCCCCGGCGGCTCCGGCCTGGCAGTCCGGCAGCAGCCCCTTCGGCACCCAGGCCCAGGACTTCGCCTCGGCGGAGCATGACGCCGTGGACGTCAGCCTCGACGCCCCGCCGCCCTCGCCCGCCGAGGAAGAAGTCCCGGTGGAACTCGAGTCCGAGCAGGAGCTCGCTGAAATCGACCTCGTGGAGGAGTCCGTGGAGCCGCCGCCCGCGGCCTACGCGCCGCCTCCGCCCGCGCCTGTCGCCGCCGTCATGGCCGCCGCCGCCGTGGCTTCCTCCGCCGTGTCGTCCGTCCTCCGGACTCCCGCCAGCGCCGCCCCGGCGCCCAGGGCCTCCGCGAGCACCCCGGTCGTCATCCCGCCCTCGCCCGTCGTGACGGCCGCCCCGAACACCCGGGCTTCCGTCGCCGTGCCGGCCGTGGCCCCCGCCGTCGCCGAGCCCACGCCGCCCGCCAACCAGCTCCGCGCCGCGCGCGAGCCGTTCTTCGCCCAGCCGGCCGTGGTGGACTCGGCGCCCATCACCTCCTTCGTGGAGGGCGAGCACCGCGTCATCATCCACACCGTCGAGGGCCAGGTGAAGCGCGGCACCATCCGCGACGCGGACCTGCTCGACGAGGTCATCTCCCTGGAGCAGCAGAGCGGCTACGCGCCCGAGCAGATTCCAGGCAAGCGCGTGAAGGCCATCTTCTTCATGCTCACCGCCGGCTCGCGCCAGCCGCAGGCCGAGGGGCAGAAGATTCGCGTCACCTTCAACGACGGCCGCCAGGTCGCGGGCTTCTCGCAGGACTTCAAGGGCGCCACCCCGGGCTTCTTCGTCATCCCCGCGGACCAGCGCACCAACACCGCCCGCATCTTCATCTACCGCTCCAGCGTGCAGGCGGTGGCGGAGGGCTGA
- a CDS encoding YceI family protein: MKTSLKSAVALMFALPSLALASTWDVDSAHSAAGFSVRHMMVSNVKGSFGDVKGAVNLDDKDITKSTVEATIDVSTINTGNAKRDEHLKAPDFFDVAKFPTITFKSTKVAKAGQGKLKVTGDLTMHGVTKAVVLDVEGPSKEAKDPWGNTRTGVAATTKLNRKDFGLTYNQALETGGVAVGEEVTVNLELELVKKAPEAAAKPAPAPAPAATDKK; encoded by the coding sequence ATGAAGACGTCTCTGAAGAGCGCTGTTGCCCTGATGTTCGCCCTCCCGTCGCTGGCCCTGGCCTCCACCTGGGATGTGGACAGCGCGCACTCCGCCGCCGGCTTTTCCGTGCGGCACATGATGGTGTCCAACGTGAAGGGCTCGTTCGGCGACGTGAAGGGCGCCGTGAACCTGGACGACAAGGACATCACCAAGTCCACCGTCGAGGCGACCATCGACGTGTCCACCATCAACACCGGCAACGCCAAGCGCGATGAGCACCTGAAGGCCCCGGACTTCTTCGACGTGGCCAAGTTCCCGACCATCACCTTCAAGTCGACGAAGGTTGCCAAGGCCGGCCAGGGCAAGCTGAAGGTCACCGGCGACCTGACCATGCACGGCGTCACCAAGGCCGTCGTCCTGGACGTCGAGGGCCCCTCCAAGGAGGCCAAGGACCCCTGGGGCAACACCCGCACCGGCGTGGCGGCGACCACCAAGCTGAACCGCAAGGACTTCGGCCTGACCTACAACCAGGCGCTCGAGACGGGCGGCGTGGCGGTGGGTGAGGAAGTCACCGTGAACCTGGAGCTCGAGCTGGTGAAGAAGGCCCCCGAGGCCGCTGCCAAGCCGGCCCCGGCCCCGGCCCCGGCGGCGACGGACAAGAAGTAG
- the ilvA gene encoding threonine ammonia-lyase gives MVTLQDILAARERLRQVIRPTPCPQSDYFTEKTECAAVFFKMENLQRTGAFKERGALNKLLTLSPDERRRGVIAASAGNHAQGVAYNALRLGIKATIVMPERTPLIKVSRTRDEYKARVVLKGSNFDEAYAEALRIQKEEDSVFVHPFNDPHVIAGQGTIGLELLEQCPDLEVVLVPIGGGGLISGIACALKEKKPGIRVVGVQTATIASMKASIEAGRLMDLTAAGTTIADGIAVKRVGELTFPMVQRYVDDVVAVDEEEIAAAILTLLEQEKSVVEGAGAVGLAALLSGDVPQAKGKRTAIILSGGNIDMNVISRIIERGLVKTGRLVQLEVRLPDRPGMLAKLTSQVADLRANVVEIHHERAFSKAGLGEAMVEVTLETTGPGHIEELMQALHQLGWQVARK, from the coding sequence ATGGTCACCCTCCAGGACATCCTTGCCGCGCGGGAGCGCCTGCGTCAGGTCATCCGCCCCACCCCGTGCCCGCAGTCCGACTACTTCACGGAGAAGACGGAGTGCGCGGCGGTGTTCTTCAAGATGGAGAACCTCCAGCGCACGGGAGCCTTCAAGGAGCGCGGCGCGCTCAACAAGCTGCTGACGCTGTCGCCGGACGAGCGGCGCCGGGGCGTCATCGCCGCGTCGGCGGGCAACCACGCGCAGGGCGTGGCGTACAACGCGCTGAGGCTCGGCATCAAAGCCACCATCGTGATGCCGGAGCGCACGCCGCTCATCAAGGTGTCGCGCACGCGTGACGAGTACAAGGCGCGCGTGGTGCTCAAGGGCTCCAACTTCGACGAGGCCTACGCGGAGGCGCTGCGCATCCAGAAGGAGGAGGACTCCGTCTTCGTCCACCCCTTCAACGACCCGCACGTCATCGCCGGCCAGGGCACCATCGGCCTGGAGCTCCTGGAGCAGTGCCCGGACTTGGAAGTGGTGCTCGTGCCCATCGGCGGCGGCGGGCTCATCTCCGGCATCGCCTGCGCGCTGAAGGAGAAGAAGCCCGGCATCCGCGTGGTGGGCGTGCAGACGGCCACCATCGCCAGCATGAAGGCGTCCATCGAAGCCGGCCGCCTGATGGACCTCACCGCCGCGGGCACCACGATTGCGGACGGCATCGCCGTGAAGCGCGTGGGCGAGCTGACCTTCCCCATGGTGCAGAGGTACGTGGATGACGTGGTGGCGGTGGACGAGGAGGAAATCGCGGCCGCCATCCTCACGCTGCTGGAGCAGGAGAAGAGCGTGGTGGAGGGCGCGGGCGCGGTGGGCCTGGCCGCGCTGCTCAGCGGCGACGTGCCGCAGGCGAAGGGCAAGCGCACCGCCATCATCCTCAGCGGCGGCAACATCGACATGAACGTCATCAGCCGCATCATCGAGCGCGGCCTGGTGAAGACGGGGCGCCTGGTGCAGCTGGAGGTGCGGCTGCCCGACAGGCCCGGCATGCTCGCGAAGCTCACCAGCCAGGTGGCGGATTTGCGCGCCAACGTGGTGGAAATCCATCACGAGCGCGCCTTCTCCAAGGCGGGCCTGGGCGAGGCCATGGTGGAGGTGACGCTGGAGACCACCGGCCCCGGCCACATCGAGGAGCTGATGCAGGCCCTGCACCAGCTCGGCTGGCAGGTGGCACGCAAGTAA
- a CDS encoding DODA-type extradiol aromatic ring-opening family dioxygenase — protein sequence MGDGLDRREVLQGAAAMGVSGVLGAGQAGSRAPAVFVSHGSPMVALDSDDYPKALKTFGDGAAAARALVVVSAHWETEGEVRVTTSATPPLIYDFYGFPEPLYRLKYAAPGAPALAGDVVARLKEAGLPAVADAERGLDHGAWVPLLHAFPDAKLPVVQVSMPLGASPAQVARMGEVMRPLRAQGVLLMGSGGIVHNLRRLNFQEKNASVEPWAQAFDGWVAQKLMARDFSGLQQWLDAPNARLAHPRAEHLMPLYFALGAALPEDRLTPVFEGFHHGTLSMRSFALRA from the coding sequence ATGGGCGACGGACTGGACAGGCGCGAGGTACTGCAAGGAGCGGCAGCCATGGGAGTGTCGGGCGTGCTGGGCGCCGGCCAGGCGGGCAGCCGGGCGCCGGCGGTGTTCGTGTCGCACGGCTCGCCCATGGTGGCGCTGGACTCGGACGACTACCCGAAGGCGCTGAAGACCTTCGGCGATGGCGCGGCGGCGGCGCGGGCGCTGGTGGTGGTGTCTGCGCACTGGGAGACAGAAGGCGAGGTGCGCGTCACGACGAGCGCCACGCCTCCGCTCATCTATGACTTCTATGGCTTTCCGGAGCCGCTCTACCGGCTGAAGTACGCGGCGCCGGGAGCGCCCGCGCTGGCCGGGGACGTGGTGGCGCGGCTGAAGGAGGCCGGCCTGCCGGCGGTGGCGGACGCGGAGCGCGGGCTGGACCACGGCGCCTGGGTGCCGCTGCTGCACGCCTTCCCGGACGCGAAGTTGCCGGTGGTGCAGGTGTCGATGCCGCTCGGCGCGAGCCCCGCACAGGTGGCGCGGATGGGCGAGGTGATGCGGCCGCTGCGCGCGCAGGGCGTGCTGCTCATGGGCAGCGGCGGCATCGTCCACAACTTGCGCCGGCTGAATTTCCAAGAGAAGAACGCGTCCGTGGAGCCGTGGGCCCAGGCTTTCGACGGTTGGGTCGCGCAGAAGCTGATGGCGCGGGATTTCTCCGGCCTCCAGCAGTGGTTGGATGCACCGAATGCGCGGCTCGCGCATCCGAGAGCCGAGCACCTGATGCCGCTGTATTTCGCCCTCGGCGCCGCCCTCCCCGAGGACCGTCTCACCCCCGTATTCGAGGGCTTCCATCACGGAACCTTGTCGATGCGCAGCTTCGCGCTGCGCGCCTGA